From a single Nostoc sp. MS1 genomic region:
- a CDS encoding type II toxin-antitoxin system HicB family antitoxin yields the protein MSQYSMIIQWSDEDQLFLVTIPEFSDRVIMPCTHGKTLEEAIHNGEEVIEMYLKAWETEGVSIPEPITLQIT from the coding sequence ATGAGTCAATACAGCATGATTATTCAATGGTCTGATGAAGATCAGCTGTTCTTAGTAACAATTCCAGAGTTTAGCGATCGCGTTATTATGCCTTGCACTCATGGTAAAACTCTTGAAGAAGCAATACATAACGGCGAAGAAGTAATTGAAATGTACTTGAAAGCTTGGGAAACAGAAGGCGTATCTATTCCTGAACCTATAACTCTTCAAATTACTTAA
- a CDS encoding transposase, which translates to MLKNEYLKQWTNIVSQKMPHLTLPQVVGLATWSFGIVMTRSSSLSKVSKFIAQVNSEKANTVRQRLKEWYEEASAKKGLHRRTLDVSSCFAPLLLWVISLLPTNIKRIALALDATSIGNKFVVLSVNILLAGCGIPIAWCVVKAHEPGSWKGHWHNLLTAIKDAIPTEFDVIVTADRGLYACWLYELIVAAGWHPFLRINHQGTYRLPSGNTWHPLKDVVCTPGTSWSGRIICFVTNPVECTLLARWDFGYKDPWLILTDLEPTSASALWYGLRPSTECVYRDVKGDGWDWHHTRLLSPQRAERLWLAIAVATLWMVMLGGEAENQSSPPTLEQLPPRHVVFSQPFHLHPQRQISCFLLGLLTLIADLLNHLPIHLPSWSAFPHTPVDDFFCFNSS; encoded by the coding sequence ATGCTGAAAAATGAGTACCTCAAACAATGGACAAATATAGTGTCACAGAAAATGCCACATCTGACGTTACCACAAGTGGTAGGGCTGGCAACATGGAGTTTTGGCATAGTGATGACAAGATCAAGTAGCTTGAGCAAAGTGTCAAAATTCATAGCTCAAGTCAACTCAGAAAAGGCAAATACAGTACGTCAAAGATTAAAAGAATGGTATGAGGAAGCCTCTGCCAAAAAAGGGCTTCATCGTCGGACTCTAGATGTAAGTAGTTGTTTTGCGCCATTGCTGTTATGGGTGATCAGTTTGCTACCTACCAATATCAAGCGTATTGCGCTAGCACTAGACGCAACCAGTATCGGCAATAAGTTTGTAGTCTTATCAGTAAACATACTCTTGGCGGGTTGTGGAATCCCGATAGCATGGTGTGTGGTCAAAGCACATGAGCCAGGAAGTTGGAAAGGGCATTGGCACAATCTGCTCACAGCAATCAAAGATGCCATCCCAACTGAGTTTGATGTCATAGTCACTGCTGACAGAGGACTGTATGCTTGTTGGTTGTATGAATTGATTGTGGCTGCTGGCTGGCATCCGTTTTTACGTATTAACCATCAAGGAACTTATCGCCTGCCATCTGGGAATACATGGCATCCACTAAAAGATGTGGTTTGTACCCCTGGAACATCTTGGTCAGGTCGAATTATTTGCTTTGTCACCAATCCCGTTGAATGTACATTGCTTGCCCGTTGGGATTTTGGTTACAAAGACCCTTGGTTGATTTTGACTGACCTTGAACCCACGAGCGCCTCTGCACTCTGGTACGGTTTACGTCCTTCTACAGAATGTGTTTATCGGGATGTCAAAGGAGATGGTTGGGATTGGCATCATACTCGTTTGCTCTCACCACAACGTGCTGAACGTTTGTGGTTAGCCATCGCTGTTGCCACTCTTTGGATGGTGATGCTGGGGGGCGAAGCGGAAAATCAATCTTCTCCCCCAACTCTCGAACAACTTCCACCTCGACATGTTGTCTTTTCTCAGCCTTTCCACCTTCATCCTCAGCGTCAGATTTCTTGTTTTTTGTTAGGCCTGTTGACCCTGATTGCTGATTTACTCAACCATCTTCCTATTCATCTTCCCAGTTGGAGTGCTTTTCCTCATACTCCTGTTGACGATTTCTTTTGCTTCAATTCCTCCTAA
- a CDS encoding DUF433 domain-containing protein: MKLDRITSNPNRMNGQPCIRNLRLTVRRVIELLTIYSDREELHQEFPELEDEDIRQALIFASSYLDDRIIELPNSNETVA, encoded by the coding sequence ATGAAATTAGATCGTATTACTAGTAATCCTAACCGGATGAATGGACAACCCTGCATTCGTAATCTTCGCCTTACAGTTAGACGGGTTATTGAATTACTAACTATTTATTCAGATCGAGAAGAACTGCATCAAGAGTTTCCAGAGTTAGAAGATGAAGACATTCGGCAAGCCCTCATTTTCGCATCTTCCTATTTAGACGATCGCATTATTGAATTACCTAACTCCAATGAAACTGTTGCTTGA
- a CDS encoding MlaE family lipid ABC transporter permease subunit has translation MTISKSSLGTWSQRLLAATFLGGQAIVHLLRGKIHWRNTTEQMAAVGPDSLFIALLTAVFVGAVFTIQVAREFINFGAGNLVGGVLAVALTRELSPVLTAVVLAGRVGSAFAAEIGTMRVTEQIDAMLMLKTDPIDYLVIPRLLACFIMLPILTILSLITGMLGGLIIATNLYGLSDTVFLDSARNLLGSWDICSAMIKACCFGVLIAIIGCSWGLTTTGGAKGVGQSTTTAVVTALLIIFISNFFLSWVMFQGTGSAFEQGF, from the coding sequence ATGACCATATCTAAATCCAGCTTAGGAACATGGAGTCAGCGATTGCTGGCGGCAACATTTCTAGGTGGACAAGCCATAGTTCACCTACTCAGGGGTAAAATTCACTGGCGTAATACTACAGAACAAATGGCAGCCGTAGGGCCAGATTCTTTATTCATTGCCCTGTTAACAGCAGTTTTTGTTGGTGCAGTTTTTACAATTCAAGTCGCACGGGAGTTTATTAACTTTGGCGCGGGGAATCTTGTCGGCGGAGTGTTAGCAGTCGCATTAACCCGCGAATTATCACCAGTACTCACAGCCGTAGTATTGGCGGGGCGTGTTGGTTCTGCCTTTGCCGCAGAAATTGGCACAATGCGAGTGACAGAACAAATTGATGCCATGTTGATGCTCAAAACTGACCCAATTGACTATTTGGTCATTCCCAGGCTACTGGCTTGTTTTATCATGCTGCCCATCCTAACAATCTTGTCCTTAATTACCGGAATGTTAGGAGGATTAATCATTGCCACAAACTTATATGGACTCTCCGACACAGTATTTTTAGATTCCGCCCGTAATTTGTTGGGAAGTTGGGATATTTGTAGCGCCATGATCAAGGCTTGCTGCTTTGGAGTATTAATCGCCATCATCGGTTGTAGCTGGGGTTTAACAACCACAGGTGGAGCCAAAGGCGTAGGACAATCAACTACAACAGCAGTCGTTACAGCCTTATTAATTATTTTCATCAGCAACTTCTTCTTATCCTGGGTAATGTTTCAAGGCACTGGTAGCGCATTTGAGCAAGGATTTTGA
- a CDS encoding DUF3086 domain-containing protein: MNPDESQTPEPIDEWLEQIQQENPKLENSEGSSGETVGEIAEQTPSVEPESISDNVTIESTDDFVRQLETETTALGSELASESSNNSLYTQAEQRLAELQSTEVTLKEEIAKLQATYTTLQGQISDTQTALGRIVQESLAQLEQRKQALQISVEQLERRQERIRNEMRTTFAGTSQDLAIRVQGFKDYLAGSLQDLASAAEQLQLVPAVVEREKPPVKEREPKPTEPQAGTPQFAQQQFQDTTKQIRRLIDQYRNKPDYYGPPWQLRRTFEPVHAERVANWFFNQGGRGALRTMGSRLQNILIASAAISILHKLYGDRVRTLVLANTPERLGEWRRGLQDCLGIGRPDFGPDRGVVLFEAPEALAQKADRLVKANQLPVILIDDSEEQISLALLQFPLWLAFAPDPKAMRNFDDDF; this comes from the coding sequence ATGAACCCTGACGAATCTCAAACTCCAGAACCGATTGATGAGTGGTTGGAGCAAATACAACAAGAAAACCCTAAGCTGGAAAATTCAGAAGGCTCATCTGGAGAGACAGTTGGGGAAATCGCGGAACAAACACCATCGGTTGAGCCAGAATCAATCTCAGACAATGTAACGATAGAATCAACAGATGATTTTGTTCGGCAGCTAGAAACAGAAACTACTGCACTGGGTTCAGAGTTAGCATCAGAATCATCAAATAATTCGCTATACACACAAGCCGAACAACGGCTTGCCGAACTGCAAAGTACAGAGGTAACGCTGAAAGAAGAAATAGCCAAACTGCAAGCTACATACACAACTCTGCAAGGGCAAATTAGCGATACTCAAACGGCATTGGGAAGAATTGTGCAAGAGTCGTTAGCACAGCTAGAACAACGCAAACAAGCATTGCAAATTTCTGTAGAACAGTTAGAACGTCGTCAAGAACGCATCCGTAATGAGATGCGGACTACTTTTGCTGGTACATCTCAAGATTTGGCAATTCGGGTACAAGGTTTTAAAGATTATTTGGCAGGTAGTTTACAAGATTTGGCATCCGCAGCCGAACAACTGCAATTAGTCCCAGCCGTTGTTGAAAGAGAAAAACCACCAGTTAAGGAAAGGGAACCTAAACCTACAGAACCCCAAGCAGGTACGCCACAATTTGCTCAACAGCAGTTTCAAGATACAACAAAGCAAATTCGTCGTTTAATTGACCAATATCGGAATAAACCAGATTATTACGGCCCACCTTGGCAACTGCGTCGCACCTTTGAACCAGTCCACGCTGAACGAGTTGCTAATTGGTTTTTTAATCAAGGTGGAAGGGGTGCTTTAAGAACTATGGGTAGCCGCTTGCAAAATATTTTAATTGCTTCGGCGGCAATTTCCATATTACATAAGTTATATGGCGATCGCGTCCGTACTCTAGTTTTAGCTAATACACCAGAGCGTCTAGGTGAATGGCGGCGAGGCTTACAAGACTGCCTTGGTATCGGTCGGCCAGATTTTGGTCCAGATAGAGGCGTTGTATTATTTGAAGCACCTGAAGCTCTAGCACAAAAAGCCGACCGTCTAGTCAAAGCCAACCAATTACCCGTGATTCTCATAGATGATTCCGAGGAGCAAATTAGCCTAGCATTACTACAGTTTCCTCTGTGGTTAGCTTTCGCTCCCGACCCTAAAGCTATGAGAAACTTTGACGATGATTTTTAA
- a CDS encoding DUF3119 family protein, whose product MTSSILRNSTATVELKPSYNIPVVLVIVAIPLLLVQPWVGIVFALLGLFLLFQTVSLRVQFTATDFDLYRGNKLLRRFPYREWQNWRIFWDVFPVLFYFKEVNSIHFLPILFDPKTLKACLEERCPRI is encoded by the coding sequence GTGACCAGTTCAATTTTGCGTAACTCCACCGCCACTGTGGAACTTAAACCTAGTTACAATATCCCTGTAGTGTTGGTGATTGTGGCTATTCCACTATTATTGGTACAGCCTTGGGTGGGGATTGTATTTGCTCTTTTGGGTTTATTTCTTTTGTTTCAAACAGTCAGCTTGCGTGTGCAGTTTACCGCCACTGACTTTGACCTTTACAGAGGGAACAAACTTCTTCGCCGCTTCCCTTACCGAGAATGGCAGAACTGGCGCATTTTCTGGGATGTATTTCCCGTTTTGTTCTATTTTAAAGAAGTTAACAGCATTCACTTTTTACCAATTCTATTTGACCCCAAAACTCTGAAAGCTTGTTTAGAAGAGCGTTGTCCACGTATTTAA
- the crtR gene encoding beta-carotene hydroxylase translates to MLTLEAQQPLKVPPKEFLAPPGDFNPTMLLFLASVVMLVLSNFGYWVWEWPHWLCFSVNTLALHFAGTVIHDACHQSAHRDRLINAMLGHGSALILAFAYPVFTRVHLQHHAHVNHPKDDPDHYVSTGGPLWLIAVRFLYHEVFFFQRRLWKKNELLEWFISRLIVITIVYISVQYHFLGYILNFWFIPAFIIGITLGLFFDYLPHRPFAERDRWKNARVYPGKLLNILIMGQNYHLIHHLWPSIPWYNYQPAYYKMKPLLDEKGCYQTSGLLQKKDFFEFVYDIFLGIRFHHHQE, encoded by the coding sequence ATGCTCACATTGGAGGCACAGCAGCCACTGAAAGTCCCACCCAAGGAATTTTTAGCGCCTCCTGGTGATTTTAACCCCACGATGCTGTTATTTTTGGCATCTGTGGTGATGTTGGTGTTATCTAATTTTGGTTACTGGGTTTGGGAATGGCCGCATTGGTTGTGCTTTAGCGTTAATACTCTGGCTTTACATTTTGCGGGAACTGTAATTCATGATGCTTGCCATCAATCTGCTCACCGCGATCGCCTAATTAATGCCATGTTAGGTCATGGTAGCGCGTTGATACTAGCTTTTGCATACCCAGTCTTTACACGGGTGCATTTACAGCACCACGCCCACGTTAATCATCCCAAAGACGACCCAGATCATTACGTCTCTACAGGCGGGCCACTATGGTTAATTGCTGTGCGATTTCTATACCATGAGGTATTTTTCTTTCAACGCCGACTATGGAAGAAAAATGAGTTATTAGAATGGTTTATTAGCCGTCTAATTGTTATCACAATTGTTTACATTTCTGTTCAGTATCACTTTTTGGGTTACATTCTCAACTTTTGGTTTATCCCCGCATTTATCATTGGCATCACATTGGGGCTATTCTTTGATTATCTACCTCATCGGCCTTTTGCAGAACGCGATCGCTGGAAGAATGCCCGTGTCTATCCAGGAAAGCTGCTAAACATTTTAATCATGGGTCAGAATTATCATCTAATTCATCATTTATGGCCTTCAATTCCCTGGTATAACTATCAGCCTGCATACTATAAGATGAAGCCGCTTTTAGATGAAAAAGGCTGCTACCAAACTTCAGGATTATTGCAGAAAAAAGACTTTTTTGAGTTTGTTTATGACATCTTTTTAGGAATTAGATTTCATCATCATCAGGAATAG
- the sppA gene encoding signal peptide peptidase SppA: MVWPFKSRFRKQIARIEITGAIASATRKRVLEALKTVEERKFPALLLRIDSPGGTVGDSQEIYSALKRLREKIKIVASFGNISASGGVYIGMGAEHIVANPGTITGSIGVILRGNNLERLLDKIGVSFKVIKSGPYKDILAFDRELTEPEQGILQELIDTSYQQFVETVAQGRSLTVEQVKSFADGRIFTGQQALELGVVDRLGTEEEARRWTAELVGLDPEKTTCYTLEERKPLLSRVLNGSSRSYSKLGASIDWLEFEMSTSGLPLWLYRP; encoded by the coding sequence ATGGTTTGGCCTTTCAAGTCAAGATTTCGTAAACAAATTGCTCGCATTGAAATTACAGGTGCGATCGCTAGTGCAACTCGTAAGCGGGTGCTAGAAGCTTTAAAAACTGTTGAAGAAAGAAAGTTTCCAGCATTGCTACTACGCATTGATAGCCCTGGCGGTACAGTAGGAGATTCCCAAGAAATATATAGTGCATTAAAGCGATTACGAGAAAAAATCAAGATTGTCGCTAGTTTTGGCAATATTTCGGCTTCAGGCGGTGTTTACATTGGTATGGGAGCAGAACACATCGTCGCCAACCCTGGAACCATCACGGGAAGTATAGGTGTAATTCTGCGGGGAAACAATCTAGAACGGCTGCTAGATAAAATTGGTGTTTCCTTTAAAGTCATCAAATCTGGCCCTTACAAAGATATCTTGGCATTTGACCGGGAATTAACCGAACCAGAACAAGGTATTCTGCAAGAATTGATTGATACCAGTTATCAGCAATTTGTGGAAACAGTAGCTCAAGGGCGGTCTTTAACAGTAGAACAAGTGAAAAGTTTTGCTGATGGACGGATATTTACTGGACAGCAAGCCTTAGAATTAGGAGTTGTAGACCGACTGGGAACTGAAGAAGAAGCCCGTCGTTGGACAGCAGAACTAGTAGGTCTTGACCCAGAAAAAACAACTTGTTACACCTTAGAAGAACGAAAACCGCTATTGAGTCGAGTTTTAAACGGAAGCAGTCGTAGTTACTCGAAACTAGGCGCAAGTATTGACTGGTTAGAGTTTGAAATGTCTACCAGTGGTTTGCCACTCTGGTTGTATAGACCGTAA
- a CDS encoding DUF5615 family PIN-like protein — MKLLLDQGLPLSAAGLLKSVGIDTVHVSEIGLSTAEDTEIIQIAREAGRIIITLDADFHTLLAIDEANSPSVIRIRIERLRAQALTDLLRKVINECADELNQGVAVTVEPTRIRIRRLPLVPEL; from the coding sequence ATGAAACTGTTGCTTGATCAGGGATTACCATTATCTGCCGCAGGATTGTTAAAAAGTGTAGGAATTGATACAGTTCACGTTTCTGAGATTGGGCTATCCACTGCCGAAGATACGGAAATTATTCAAATAGCTAGAGAGGCAGGACGTATCATCATCACACTTGATGCTGACTTTCACACGTTGTTAGCCATTGATGAGGCTAATTCTCCATCGGTAATTCGTATTCGTATTGAAAGGTTACGCGCTCAAGCGTTGACTGACTTATTAAGAAAAGTTATTAATGAGTGTGCAGATGAGCTAAACCAGGGTGTAGCGGTAACAGTTGAGCCAACCCGTATCCGTATACGTCGGTTGCCCCTGGTGCCTGAATTATAA
- a CDS encoding aspartyl protease — protein sequence MIEGRFGEYGQIYFEIDLIGGDDLSFPVETMLDTGFTEFLAMNKQDLESLDWQFLNQDKLRTAQGETEFDVYRGRVIIDNQEWEIPVFAGNEIQEILLGSRWLKSFILVADYSQNRVTLEYT from the coding sequence ATGATTGAGGGTAGATTTGGAGAATATGGACAAATTTATTTTGAAATAGATTTAATTGGTGGGGATGACTTGAGTTTTCCTGTAGAAACGATGTTAGATACAGGATTCACTGAGTTTTTAGCTATGAACAAACAAGATTTAGAGAGTCTTGATTGGCAGTTTTTAAATCAAGATAAATTGAGAACTGCTCAAGGAGAAACTGAATTTGATGTTTATAGAGGTAGAGTAATCATAGATAATCAAGAATGGGAAATTCCTGTATTTGCTGGAAATGAAATACAGGAAATTTTATTAGGTTCTCGATGGTTGAAATCATTTATTTTAGTTGCTGATTATAGTCAAAATAGAGTTACATTAGAGTACACGTAA
- the pyk gene encoding pyruvate kinase, with product MQLRDSVRRTKIVATIGPATSSPEMLKAIIEAGATTLRLNFSHGTHADHQRSIRLIRQTAFELNQPVAILQDLQGPKIRLGKFENGSIVLAKGDRFTLTNRPVVGTQEISCVTYEYLAEEVPVGAKILLDDGRVEMLVEEINRDKGDLHCRVTVAGKLSNNKGVNFPGVYLSIKAMTDKDREDLMFGLDQGVDWIALSFVRNPQDIIEIKELISSTGKQVPVVAKIEKHEAIEQMEAVLALCDGVMVARGDLGVELPAEDVPVLQKRLIATANRLGIPIITATQMLDSMVSNPRPTRAEVSDVANAIIDGTDAVMLSNETAVGSYPVEAVATMARIAERIEQEEYTATKLRQLRDNRRSIPNAISQAVGQIAEQLGAAAIMTLTQTGATARNVSKFRPHTPILAVTPHVNVARQLQMVWGVKPLLVLELPSAGQTFQAAINVAQEHKLLFEGDLVVMTAGTLQGVSGSTDLIKVEVVTAVLGQGIGLGQGLVSGCARVAHKGLDVSNFNTGDILVAPRTGADFVEAIRKAGGIITEDESLTSHAAVIGLRLGVPVIVGVKKATQVIRDGAILTMDLQRGLVYSGAVGTP from the coding sequence ATGCAATTAAGAGATTCTGTACGCCGGACAAAAATTGTCGCCACAATTGGCCCCGCCACTAGCAGCCCAGAAATGCTGAAAGCAATTATTGAAGCGGGTGCGACAACGTTGCGACTCAACTTTTCCCACGGTACTCATGCCGATCATCAGCGTAGTATTCGCCTAATTCGGCAAACCGCATTTGAACTAAATCAGCCAGTGGCAATTCTCCAGGATTTGCAAGGGCCAAAAATTCGCTTGGGTAAGTTTGAAAACGGGTCTATAGTTTTAGCGAAAGGCGATCGCTTCACCTTGACAAATCGCCCCGTTGTCGGTACTCAAGAAATCAGCTGCGTCACCTACGAGTATTTGGCAGAAGAAGTACCTGTAGGCGCAAAAATCCTGCTTGATGATGGTCGCGTAGAAATGTTGGTAGAAGAAATCAACCGCGACAAAGGCGATTTACATTGTCGGGTAACTGTAGCGGGTAAGTTATCGAATAACAAAGGCGTAAACTTCCCCGGCGTTTACCTATCAATTAAAGCCATGACCGACAAAGACCGCGAGGACTTGATGTTCGGTCTAGACCAGGGTGTTGATTGGATAGCGCTTTCCTTTGTCCGTAACCCCCAGGACATTATTGAAATTAAAGAGTTGATTTCCAGCACTGGTAAACAAGTGCCAGTAGTTGCCAAAATTGAGAAGCATGAAGCGATCGAACAGATGGAAGCTGTTCTTGCTTTATGCGACGGCGTAATGGTGGCTAGAGGCGATTTAGGGGTAGAACTACCAGCAGAAGATGTGCCTGTACTGCAAAAGCGCTTAATTGCCACAGCCAACCGCTTAGGGATTCCTATCATCACTGCTACCCAAATGTTGGACAGCATGGTGAGCAACCCCCGTCCCACCCGCGCGGAAGTTTCTGACGTAGCCAACGCCATCATTGATGGTACAGATGCGGTGATGCTTTCTAACGAAACGGCTGTGGGTAGCTACCCAGTAGAAGCAGTGGCGACAATGGCTAGAATTGCTGAACGCATCGAGCAGGAAGAATATACTGCGACCAAATTACGTCAACTGCGCGATAACCGCCGTTCTATTCCCAACGCTATCAGCCAAGCTGTAGGGCAAATTGCCGAACAGTTGGGAGCAGCCGCAATTATGACTCTCACCCAAACAGGGGCGACAGCACGCAACGTTTCTAAATTCCGTCCTCATACACCAATCTTGGCAGTAACACCCCACGTTAACGTCGCACGGCAACTACAAATGGTATGGGGCGTGAAACCTTTGCTGGTGTTAGAATTACCCTCTGCTGGTCAAACCTTCCAAGCCGCCATTAACGTCGCGCAAGAGCATAAGTTGCTATTTGAAGGCGATTTGGTGGTGATGACGGCGGGAACGCTGCAAGGGGTATCCGGCTCGACAGATTTAATTAAAGTGGAAGTAGTGACAGCCGTGTTAGGTCAAGGAATTGGCTTAGGACAAGGCTTGGTAAGCGGTTGTGCTAGGGTAGCTCACAAGGGTTTGGATGTAAGTAACTTTAACACTGGTGATATTTTGGTTGCACCCCGCACTGGCGCAGATTTTGTCGAAGCAATTCGCAAAGCAGGCGGCATTATTACAGAGGATGAAAGTTTAACCAGTCATGCAGCCGTAATTGGTTTACGCCTTGGTGTCCCGGTAATTGTGGGTGTGAAGAAAGCCACGCAAGTCATTCGTGATGGAGCAATTCTCACTATGGATTTGCAACGTGGTTTAGTCTACTCTGGGGCAGTAGGAACTCCATAG
- a CDS encoding class I SAM-dependent methyltransferase — MNPNDTAARYDQIAKWWQTQHQDSSYGIAQLERAIKFTSGRNSAIDIGCGSAGRFIRVLCQHGFQVEGLDISTEMINLAKQLHPEVTFYREDICHWVPPKLYSLISAWDSTFHLPLNMQEPMTRKLCDALELGGVFIFTCGGSHTSGEISGSFQGQDFDYSTLGVDTFLRIITEHNCTCRHVEYDQYPEKHVYIIAQKIGVAE; from the coding sequence ATGAATCCTAATGATACAGCCGCTCGATATGATCAAATCGCCAAATGGTGGCAGACTCAGCATCAAGATTCATCATACGGGATTGCACAATTAGAACGGGCTATTAAATTTACTTCTGGACGAAACTCAGCTATTGATATCGGCTGCGGAAGTGCTGGACGTTTTATTCGCGTTTTATGCCAGCATGGATTTCAGGTTGAAGGGCTAGATATTTCAACAGAAATGATCAATCTAGCCAAGCAATTACATCCAGAAGTCACATTTTACAGAGAAGATATCTGTCATTGGGTTCCGCCAAAACTTTACAGTTTAATTTCTGCTTGGGATAGCACTTTTCATCTACCGTTAAACATGCAGGAACCGATGACGAGGAAGCTATGCGATGCGTTAGAACTTGGGGGAGTATTTATCTTTACCTGTGGCGGTAGCCATACAAGCGGTGAAATTTCTGGTTCATTTCAAGGACAGGATTTTGATTACAGCACTTTAGGTGTAGATACTTTCCTGCGGATTATCACTGAGCATAACTGCACTTGTCGCCATGTTGAATATGACCAATATCCAGAAAAGCATGTTTATATCATTGCTCAGAAAATCGGCGTTGCAGAATAG
- the aroH gene encoding chorismate mutase, producing the protein MEWRLRAIRGATTVSENTVEAIREAVSELLDELERRNQLQPEEMISVTFSVTRDLDAIFPAAIARPRPGWDNVAMLDVQQMHVEGSLQRCIRFLIHAYLPASVSVHHIYLREATKLRPDWSFPQALQASQVIESKV; encoded by the coding sequence GTGGAGTGGCGATTGCGTGCTATTCGTGGAGCAACAACCGTTTCTGAAAATACAGTGGAAGCTATCCGGGAAGCGGTTAGTGAACTGCTTGACGAACTCGAAAGACGAAACCAACTCCAGCCAGAGGAGATGATTAGCGTGACATTTTCAGTAACGCGAGACTTAGATGCGATTTTTCCAGCTGCGATCGCCAGACCCCGCCCCGGCTGGGATAATGTAGCTATGTTAGATGTCCAGCAAATGCACGTTGAAGGTAGTTTACAGCGCTGCATCCGCTTCTTAATCCACGCCTACCTCCCAGCCTCCGTTTCTGTTCATCATATTTATCTGCGCGAAGCTACAAAGTTACGTCCCGATTGGAGTTTCCCCCAGGCGCTACAAGCATCACAAGTAATAGAGTCAAAAGTTTAG
- a CDS encoding rhomboid family intramembrane serine protease: MFPLYDENPSRITPYFTYGIIGMNVLVFLHEVSLSNAQLNLFLSQYAVVPQELTTNLGVEWPTLFTSQFLHGGWWHLISNMVFLWVFGNNIEERLGHFKYLIFYLACGALAAACQWFIGMYSTIPSLGASGAISGVLGAYLIRFPQARVTTLVFLGFFVTTISIPALFIIGIFFIQNVISGLASLQASANMTIESGGVAYWAHIGGFVFGIILGPIFGLFRRD; encoded by the coding sequence GTGTTTCCCCTCTACGACGAAAATCCGAGCAGAATCACCCCGTATTTCACTTACGGGATAATAGGGATGAACGTTTTAGTTTTTCTTCACGAAGTGAGTTTATCTAATGCACAGTTAAATCTGTTTCTCAGCCAGTATGCAGTAGTACCTCAAGAGTTAACCACTAATTTAGGCGTTGAGTGGCCAACATTATTTACATCACAGTTTTTACATGGTGGTTGGTGGCACTTGATATCAAATATGGTGTTTCTTTGGGTTTTTGGCAACAATATTGAAGAACGTCTAGGACATTTCAAATATTTGATTTTCTATTTAGCTTGTGGTGCTTTAGCCGCCGCATGTCAGTGGTTTATTGGCATGTATTCCACAATCCCATCTTTAGGCGCTAGTGGTGCAATTTCTGGTGTTCTGGGTGCGTATTTAATTCGTTTTCCTCAAGCGAGGGTGACAACTCTAGTCTTTTTGGGTTTCTTCGTTACTACAATTAGCATTCCCGCACTATTTATTATTGGCATTTTCTTTATTCAAAATGTCATTTCTGGTCTTGCTAGTTTACAAGCATCTGCCAACATGACTATAGAATCAGGAGGGGTGGCTTATTGGGCGCATATTGGCGGTTTTGTTTTCGGTATAATTCTCGGCCCTATATTTGGTTTATTTAGACGTGATTAA